Sequence from the Segatella copri genome:
ATGACAGTGAAGAGCGATTACGACCGCTACTTCCTGATGGATGTTGTCCAGAAGGAAGAAAAGAAGGGCGATTCTGAGGTTACTGCTCCGATTGTTACCAGCATGGGTATGGAGGCAGATTGTGCCTTGACAACCAATGAGGAGTTTAAGTCATATGCTGAGGGCATCTTCAGTTATACTGGTAAAGAAGTGTTTGAATCAACAGTTTATGGTGGTTATGTAGCCATTTATCCTCAGATTGACGGATGGGATCCTACAGCTGGAGCAAAAGTAGTCATTTACGACGGTACAGGAAACCCTGTTGATGTTAAAAACTACGAGGTAGGACAGGACGATAAGGGTATCTATGTTGGCTTGAATGCCGATAAGCTCACTTATCCTATCCTTGCTGGTTTCACCGACATGCAGAGAGTATGCCAGCGAGTGGTCATTATCAATAATATGGGATTTAGAAGCAAGAGAAAGTAATGAAGACATTCAGAAAATATAGTAAGGCACTCTTGTTGCTCTTGGTCTCTCTCCTGACCTTTGCAGCAACAAGTTGCTCGGATGATGAGACCGAGGGTTGGGACGGCACATACGGATATGTGCAGTTCAAGCTCAGCAAGAAGGTTTCTTCTAGAGCTACCCGTGCTGCTGCCCTTGACAAACTTGAGAAACTGGATGATGCCAAGAAAATCAAGGTGGTCATGGAGCACAACGGTACAACTGTCTCTCAGACACTGGTGCTCAATTCTTATAATTCAGAGAATGCAGAGTATGGTCTGAGAAGTGAAAAACTGCAACTCGCTTCGGGTACTTACACCGTCATCGGTTTCTATCTCTATGATGCGGTAGACGAAGAGTTGCTGGCTTCTTCTGCCGGCGAAACATTCACTGTAGTAGGTGGCGGTCTGGAAGTACAGAACCTCATGGTGGAGACTGTGGAGCGTGGTAAGGTGAAGTTCAATCTCGTGAAGGAGTGGGAGAAGACCCGTGCCGGTGGTACTGAGTATCTCTTCTCTAACATCCGTCTCGTTGATGTCAGCGTAACTAACCTCTTTACCCGTGAGACCTATACCTTCCCTGAACTGAAGGTGAAATATAAGGAGTCTAGCGTAGAGCATCAGAATCCAGACAATGAGAACGATAAGTATATGGACACAGGTACAGCTTACTGCGATTCTACCGTATGGCTGCCTGCCGGTACTTATCAGGTTACCTCTTATACCACCTACGGCAAGACAGGTGCGGTGAAGACCAAGTACGAAACCCAGCCTGTAAAGGGTAAGGCGTTTATTGTAGAGGATAATCAGCTAAATGATACAGCTCAGGTGCCTATCCTCCTTTCCAAGACAAAGGAGTATATCAAGGACTATGAGGCTTTGAAGGCTATCTGGGAATCTCTCCATGGTAAGGAGTGGAGCTTCTATGGCGATGCTACCTTCAAGGGAGCTAACTGGAACTTCAACAAGGAACTCGATATGTGGGGTGAACAGCCGGGCGTAACGCTCAACAGCAACGGCCGTGTCATCGGTCTCATCATCGCCGGTTTCGGTGCAAAGGGAATCGTACCTGATGCCATCGGACAGCTGACAGAACTCCAGGTGCTCAATCTCGGTTCTCACGATGAGAAGATTGGTGCCAACATCTTCAATGATTATGATGCAAACAGTCTGACTGCTGCAAAGAAGAGCAGCATGCGTCACGACTATGAGAACAAGTTCCTGAAGTATGACCCACGTGCCAACATGTCGGATATGATTGTAGAAAGCTACAACTCTGATCCTAAGGTGGCACCGAAGAACAGAATCAAGAAGGACAGCCGCATCAACCTGAAGGATGCGCAGATCGGTACATTGACCAACAAGATTACAGGTGTATCTAAGGCCATCTATCGCCTGACCAAGTTGCAGCAGTTCTACATCGGTAACTCTTCTATCACAGCCGATGAGGTTTGTGCGAAGTTCTACAATGCTGATGATCCTGTTTATGGTAAGTTTGCGAAGGAGTTTAAGGATGAGGATTGGGACAAGATGGAAAACCTGACCGATATCGAACTTTACAACTGTCCGAAGATCAGTCGCATTCCAGACTTCTACTATAATCTCCCTAAATTGCAGGCGATGAATCTGGCACGATGCAAGGGAATCTCAGCCAACCAGTTGAGAAACGACTGGACTCGCTTAGCTGAGGGGAAGACCGGTAAGACGCTCCAGATTCTCTATATGAGCTACAACAACCTGGAGGAGTTCCCTGAGTCATCTGCCTTGAGCAAGATGGTGAACCTCGGTCTGCTCGACCTGGCTTACAACAACATCAAGAAATTGCATCCGTTCGGTTCTGAGGTAGCGCTTTCTTCACTCTATCTGAACAACAACCAGATTGAGGAGGTTCCTGCTAATCTCTGTGCCTTTACAGATGATGTGGAGAGTCTGACCTTCGCCCACAACAAACTGAAGAAGATTCCGAATATCTTCGATGCAAGTTCGGTTCGCGAGATGGGTTCTGTAGACTTCTCTTACAACGAGATTACAGGTGTAGATAAGAGTCATGGTACCTACAAGGGTATCAATGCAGCAACCGTTACTCTGTCGAACAACAAGATAGAGAAGTTCCCTTCAGAGCTGTTTACAGCCGGTTCGCCAATCACAACCATCGATTTGAGCGGCAACCAGATGCGCACCATCCCTAAGGGTTCCATCAAGGGCAAGAAGGCTTATCTGCTGCAGGTCATCGACCTCCGATTCAACAAGTTGACATCCCTCTCTGATGACTTCCGCTCAACCACATTGCCATACATTACCAATATGGACTTGAGCTACAACTGCTTCACCGAGGTGCCAACCCAGCCATTGAACAGTGCCGTGCTCCGTGCCTTTGCCATCAACCACCAGCGTGATGAGAATACCGACCAGCGTTGCCTGCGTACATGGCCTACAGGAATCACAACCTGTCCGAGCCTGATCCAGTTCCAGATTGGTTCCAACGATATCCGTAGGGTAGAAGAGACACTGACCTCTCACCTTTATATCCTGAATATCGCAGACAACCCTAACATCTCTATCGATGTAACCAGCGTCTGCCCATACATCAAGGCAGGTATGTATAAGCTGTTCTACGACAAGAATCAGGACATCCGCGGTTGCGATGCTTTGGATCTCGAAAATTAAACGAATAGAAAGTAAGATAATATGAAATATATTAATAAACTTACATGGCTCCTCGTTCTGGGTGCAGGTCTGATGACTGCATCCTGCAGCGATAGCGATGATGTAGATATCCCAGGCGGACTCGCCATCGACAAGGAGCAGATTGAAATAGCAGCTGAGGGCGGTAGCGAACAGCTTGCCATTGCTGCCTCACAGAATTGGGTGGCTAACGTGGATGAGCCTTGGCTGATGCTCACTCCTGCCAATGGCGTGGGTTCTACTACTGCAACTGTGGTAGTTGACTCTACTCTGATGAGCGGACGCCGTACTACCGATATCGTCTTTATCGGCGATAACGGTCAGCGCCGCACCGTTTCCGTAAAACAGTTTGGTTATGGTAAGCAGATTGACATCAAGGAACCAACTGTAGAAATCGAAAATTCAGAATCATACGATAAGCGTGCTTTCGAGAGTTTGATTTCTGCCAATGTGGAATGCAAAATCGGTAAGATAGAGTATTCTTTCGAGGGTGATATGACTGATGCCGAGAAGGCAGAAAACGAGAGCGAGCGTGAAGGTTGGCTTCTGAATAGTAAGGATGAGGATAAACTGACAGGTACCAATCTCGGAATCGTACTTGATAGAAAGGCGCGTCCTCGCAGCGTGAAGTTCAAGTTCCGCTGGGCGATGAACGTGGTTCCTGCCGTTCGTGTGGCTAAGGTTCATCTCGTGCCAGTCAAGGCTGAAGACCAGCTGGTAGATGCTGATGGCAATCCTACAGATGATGTCATCCTGACCGTTCGTCAGAAGGCAGCACCTAAGATTGAGGACAACCGTGCCGGTGACTCTCTCTCTGTCATCATGATCAACCAGAAACTGGGTAGCATTGCTACCTTCGATTCCAGCGATAACATGCGCAACTGGAGCGGCGTAACGCTCTGGGAAGCTACTGATGCTTTTGTGAAGGATCATCCTGAGGCTTTAGGACGAGTACGTTCTGTCAAGTTCAGCATGTTCAACCTCAAGAGTGGCGAAACTCTTCCTAAGGAAGTGGGCAACCTCAAGTTCCTGGAGTCATTCTCTGTTGCTGCCAACGAGAACAACCAGATTCGTGAGGTGAACCTTGGTGATGAAATCTGCTCGCTGAAGTATCTGAAGAATCTTACCGTTCAGGCTTACGGTCTGACTCAGTTGCCTGCTAACTTTGTTAATCTGGGCAAGAGTCTTGAAACGCTCAATCTGGTAAGTAACAACTTCAACAAGTTGTCGGATATCACCAATATCGTCAACGAGAAGAACTTCCCTAAGTTGCGCAATCTCATCCTCTACGCACAGCGCCGTACGGATGTTGTCACCAACATCGCTTCGCTGGGCGAAATGAATGCATCAGGCGTCTATGTTTATAATAACTATCCTATCGGATTGTATGGTAAGGTAAATGCCGGAACCGCAGACCGCCAGGCGCTTCTGAAGCTCCTTACATGGGAAAAATTGAATTCCCTGGAGTTGTCATACTGCTTCCTGGAGGGTGAACTTCCAACAGATGAAGAGATGACTGAAGCTTTGGAGGCTGCCGGCAAGGCTACCCGCTACAGCAGGGCAGACTTCTCTACCAATAAGGCTGATTATCTCGACAAACTGGTAGGTGATACCTGTAAATGGTTGCTCTCTGGCTGGGATAATCCAGTAACTTGCAAGCACAAGGATGGTTCTGTAGTTTATGAGGATGTTTATCCTCTCCAGGTGCCACGTGTATTGCCAAACTGCCGTCAGTTGTCGCTCAACCTTAACTTCCTGACTGGTGCGGTGCCAAAGTGGATTCTTTATCATCCACATCTGGTAGAATGGACTCCTTCTATCATGATCTTCAACCAGCAGCCTAAGGGTAAGAACAGCGATGGCGCTGCCGTTGGTTTCTCTAATATGACAGAAGACAGCTACAGCTACGACTACTATTACGGAATCAGCGACCCAGGTAGCAAGTGGGAGGTTCCGGGTGTAGCTTATCCGCTCTACTACCGCAAATACGTGGCAGCAGGCGATATTAATGAAGCTGCGCTGATGGCTAAGTACAGGAGAACTAAGAAAAAGTAAGATAAACATAAAAACAATATAGAAGCAAACAATGAAGAAAAAGTTTTTCTATATAGCAATGGTCGCATTGGCATTGACGGGCTGTTCTGACAGCCTGTCAACCATCGGCTCTTCTGACGGCAATTCAGAAATCACCATCCCTGCAGATGCTGCGGCGGGTGAGTTGCTGATTAAGTTCAGTCCGGAAATGAGCGATATCCTCGACCAGGCACAACTGGGCAAGACTCGCGCCGGAAAGGCTACCCGTTCGGGTATTCCTTCTACCGACGAGGTGCTCGACATCCTGGGAAGTTACAGCTTCGAGCGTGTGTTCCCGGTAGATGCAAATACTGAGGCAAGAACCCGTGAGGCGGGTCTTCACCTCTGGTATACGGTGAAGTTTAACAAGGGTACAGACCTGAAGGCGGCTGCCGAGCGCCTGAAGCAGTTGGGTGAAATCTCAAAGGTTCAGACCAACGGTCGCATCAAGCGTGCTTACAATACCGACAGCAAGCGTATCTATCTCAGCGATAAGGCACTTCAGCAGAAGGCTACCCGTTCTGCTGCCGATGACTTCCCTAATGACCCAGGCTTTGCCAGCCAGTGGCACTACCGTAACCTGGGCGAGGGCAACTATGATTTTGAGAACCTCAACAATAATCACGTGGGTGCTAAGGCTGGATGTGACGTGAATGCACTTGAGGCATGGAAGACCTGCACAGGCGATCCTTCTATCATCGTGGCTATTCTTGATGAGGGCGTGATGTATACGCATCCTGATTTGGCAGCCAACATGTGGTGCAACCCGGGCGAAAGTGTTCAGGGCGCCCAGACCGATGGTGATGGCAACGGATACGAAGGTGACCTTCACGGTTATAACTTCGTAACCGAGAGCGGCGATATTACCTGGACTGATGCCAATGACTCTGGTCATGGTACTCACGTAGCTGGTACCATTGCTGCCGTAAATAATAATGGTAAAGGTGTTTGCGGTGTAGCCGGTGGTGACGGAACTCCTAACTCTGGTGTCAAGATTATGTCTTGTCAGGTATTCTCCGGTCAGAACAGTGTAACCTTGGCAGGCGAGGCGAGAGCCATCAAGTATGCTGCCGATAATGGTGCAGTCATCCTGCAGTGCAGTTGGGGTTACAACTCTTCAGAGTCTAGCATCATCAACGGTTATACTCCGGGTCCTGCTACCGAGAAGGAATGGGCAGAGACCTATCCGCTGGAGAAGGAGGCTTTGGATTACTTCATCAACAATGCCGGTTCGCCTAATGGTGTCATCGACGGTGGTATTCCAGTCTTCGCAGCCGGTAATGAGTATGCTGGCAATCCTGCTTTCCCAGGTGCTTACTCTAAGTGCGTCTGCGTATCTTCAGTAGCTGCCGACTATACTCCAGCCTGCTACACCGATTTCGGTTCGCTCGTAACCCTGAGCGCTCCTGGTGGCGACTTGGAATATTACAGCAAGATTGGCGAACAGGAAGATGAATACTGGGCAGAGACAACAGAACAGAAAGGTGCTGTGCTCTCTACGATGATCAAGAACGGTCAGCCTGCTTACGGCTATATGGAGGGAACCTCTATGGCTTGTCCTCACGTTTCGGGTGTGGCTGCCTTGGGTCTCGCTTATGCAGCCAAGACGAACCGTCATTATCGTGCTGCCGACTTCGTAGCCCTGATGAAGAAATCAGTAAAGGAACTGGATAGTCATTATCAGAATGGTGCAACCAAGACCTACTATATGAACCATACTACCGTAGGTGCTTCGCCTGAGATCGTACAGCTCTCTAAGTACATCGGCAAGATGGGTGCTGGTCTGATTGATGCAGCTCAGCTCTTGAATTACATCAAGAACAAGGAATTCAGTTCTGATATGAAGTTGCCTAACGTGTATGTGGGCATCGAGAAGACTGTTTCTCTCAACCTCGCTGCATATTTCGCAGGTCAGACAGAGGACTTCTCTTGCTCAGTAGTGAATGGCAACGTAGCTTCTGCTTCGGTAGAAGGCAAAACGCT
This genomic interval carries:
- a CDS encoding DUF4458 domain-containing protein; translated protein: MKTFRKYSKALLLLLVSLLTFAATSCSDDETEGWDGTYGYVQFKLSKKVSSRATRAAALDKLEKLDDAKKIKVVMEHNGTTVSQTLVLNSYNSENAEYGLRSEKLQLASGTYTVIGFYLYDAVDEELLASSAGETFTVVGGGLEVQNLMVETVERGKVKFNLVKEWEKTRAGGTEYLFSNIRLVDVSVTNLFTRETYTFPELKVKYKESSVEHQNPDNENDKYMDTGTAYCDSTVWLPAGTYQVTSYTTYGKTGAVKTKYETQPVKGKAFIVEDNQLNDTAQVPILLSKTKEYIKDYEALKAIWESLHGKEWSFYGDATFKGANWNFNKELDMWGEQPGVTLNSNGRVIGLIIAGFGAKGIVPDAIGQLTELQVLNLGSHDEKIGANIFNDYDANSLTAAKKSSMRHDYENKFLKYDPRANMSDMIVESYNSDPKVAPKNRIKKDSRINLKDAQIGTLTNKITGVSKAIYRLTKLQQFYIGNSSITADEVCAKFYNADDPVYGKFAKEFKDEDWDKMENLTDIELYNCPKISRIPDFYYNLPKLQAMNLARCKGISANQLRNDWTRLAEGKTGKTLQILYMSYNNLEEFPESSALSKMVNLGLLDLAYNNIKKLHPFGSEVALSSLYLNNNQIEEVPANLCAFTDDVESLTFAHNKLKKIPNIFDASSVREMGSVDFSYNEITGVDKSHGTYKGINAATVTLSNNKIEKFPSELFTAGSPITTIDLSGNQMRTIPKGSIKGKKAYLLQVIDLRFNKLTSLSDDFRSTTLPYITNMDLSYNCFTEVPTQPLNSAVLRAFAINHQRDENTDQRCLRTWPTGITTCPSLIQFQIGSNDIRRVEETLTSHLYILNIADNPNISIDVTSVCPYIKAGMYKLFYDKNQDIRGCDALDLEN
- a CDS encoding BACON domain-containing protein codes for the protein MKYINKLTWLLVLGAGLMTASCSDSDDVDIPGGLAIDKEQIEIAAEGGSEQLAIAASQNWVANVDEPWLMLTPANGVGSTTATVVVDSTLMSGRRTTDIVFIGDNGQRRTVSVKQFGYGKQIDIKEPTVEIENSESYDKRAFESLISANVECKIGKIEYSFEGDMTDAEKAENESEREGWLLNSKDEDKLTGTNLGIVLDRKARPRSVKFKFRWAMNVVPAVRVAKVHLVPVKAEDQLVDADGNPTDDVILTVRQKAAPKIEDNRAGDSLSVIMINQKLGSIATFDSSDNMRNWSGVTLWEATDAFVKDHPEALGRVRSVKFSMFNLKSGETLPKEVGNLKFLESFSVAANENNQIREVNLGDEICSLKYLKNLTVQAYGLTQLPANFVNLGKSLETLNLVSNNFNKLSDITNIVNEKNFPKLRNLILYAQRRTDVVTNIASLGEMNASGVYVYNNYPIGLYGKVNAGTADRQALLKLLTWEKLNSLELSYCFLEGELPTDEEMTEALEAAGKATRYSRADFSTNKADYLDKLVGDTCKWLLSGWDNPVTCKHKDGSVVYEDVYPLQVPRVLPNCRQLSLNLNFLTGAVPKWILYHPHLVEWTPSIMIFNQQPKGKNSDGAAVGFSNMTEDSYSYDYYYGISDPGSKWEVPGVAYPLYYRKYVAAGDINEAALMAKYRRTKKK
- a CDS encoding subtilase family N-terminal domain-containing protein, with protein sequence MKKKFFYIAMVALALTGCSDSLSTIGSSDGNSEITIPADAAAGELLIKFSPEMSDILDQAQLGKTRAGKATRSGIPSTDEVLDILGSYSFERVFPVDANTEARTREAGLHLWYTVKFNKGTDLKAAAERLKQLGEISKVQTNGRIKRAYNTDSKRIYLSDKALQQKATRSAADDFPNDPGFASQWHYRNLGEGNYDFENLNNNHVGAKAGCDVNALEAWKTCTGDPSIIVAILDEGVMYTHPDLAANMWCNPGESVQGAQTDGDGNGYEGDLHGYNFVTESGDITWTDANDSGHGTHVAGTIAAVNNNGKGVCGVAGGDGTPNSGVKIMSCQVFSGQNSVTLAGEARAIKYAADNGAVILQCSWGYNSSESSIINGYTPGPATEKEWAETYPLEKEALDYFINNAGSPNGVIDGGIPVFAAGNEYAGNPAFPGAYSKCVCVSSVAADYTPACYTDFGSLVTLSAPGGDLEYYSKIGEQEDEYWAETTEQKGAVLSTMIKNGQPAYGYMEGTSMACPHVSGVAALGLAYAAKTNRHYRAADFVALMKKSVKELDSHYQNGATKTYYMNHTTVGASPEIVQLSKYIGKMGAGLIDAAQLLNYIKNKEFSSDMKLPNVYVGIEKTVSLNLAAYFAGQTEDFSCSVVNGNVASASVEGKTLTVKGLAAGSTSLTVTAADGTRQTVVVTVRKSAGNNGWM